In a genomic window of Pseudanabaena sp. FACHB-2040:
- a CDS encoding chemotaxis protein CheB gives MARHDIIVIGTSAGGLKALGMVLGALSPNLDATLFIVQHLAADKPSILPQILTDVSALPVVHPSDGELIQSARIYVAPPDHHLLVNQGVMRVVRGPQENRFRPAIDTLFRSAARAYGPRVVGVVLTGYLDDGTVGLQAIKKRGGVAIVQDPNEAEYPSMAKSALRFVKVDYCLPLTEISDLLVQLSKEPAAEEEAYPVTEEIEVESRIAEQGMNTQEFLEHVEAIGVRTTYTCPECNGSIWQIGSSEPLRFRCHIGHSFTANVFLSEQTQNLENALWSAVRTMEERVTFSRQMAERMESYNLLNDATKYQEYAKNLDQEVALIRGLILNGFATKRMLTTDEEQ, from the coding sequence ATGGCTAGACACGACATCATCGTTATTGGCACTTCAGCTGGTGGACTTAAAGCACTAGGTATGGTCTTAGGTGCTCTCTCCCCTAATCTGGATGCTACCCTCTTTATTGTTCAGCACCTCGCTGCCGATAAACCTAGTATCTTGCCTCAAATTCTGACAGATGTGAGCGCTCTTCCTGTAGTTCACCCGTCAGATGGAGAGCTAATTCAATCAGCGCGAATCTACGTCGCACCGCCCGATCATCATCTGTTAGTTAATCAAGGCGTGATGCGCGTGGTGCGCGGACCTCAAGAAAATCGATTTCGCCCGGCGATCGACACGCTATTTCGTTCAGCTGCCCGTGCTTATGGTCCCAGAGTAGTAGGTGTAGTGCTGACTGGCTATCTGGATGATGGCACAGTAGGGTTACAGGCAATTAAGAAACGAGGCGGAGTTGCGATCGTGCAAGACCCAAACGAAGCTGAATATCCCAGCATGGCAAAGAGTGCCTTGCGGTTTGTCAAGGTCGATTACTGCTTGCCGCTCACAGAAATTTCAGACCTGCTAGTGCAGTTGTCCAAAGAACCCGCCGCCGAGGAGGAGGCATATCCAGTGACTGAAGAGATCGAAGTCGAATCTAGGATCGCGGAACAAGGAATGAACACCCAAGAGTTTTTAGAGCATGTCGAAGCGATTGGCGTTCGTACCACTTACACCTGCCCGGAATGCAACGGTAGCATATGGCAAATTGGCTCATCAGAGCCACTGCGATTTCGCTGTCATATAGGGCACTCCTTTACGGCAAATGTATTCCTATCAGAGCAAACTCAGAATTTGGAAAATGCTTTATGGTCGGCTGTTCGGACAATGGAGGAGAGAGTGACATTTTCGCGTCAAATGGCTGAGCGGATGGAAAGTTACAACCTACTCAACGATGCCACGAAATATCAAGAGTATGCAAAGAATTTAGATCAAGAAGTAGCGCTGATTCGGGGACTGATTCTCAACGGCTTTGCAACAAAACGGATGCTTACTACAGATGAGGAACAGTGA
- a CDS encoding NYN domain-containing protein, protein MPNSSANENCIPNKDDRSRVVIFIDGSNLFYAALELNTEIDYVKLLQYLVTKNFLVHVFFYTVCDPTNEKQYRFLQWMRYSGFRVITKVVTQDANSAKKANLNVEIAVDMMRLAQHCDTAVLVSGNGDLVYVVSAVAAQGVRVEVVSLRSMTSRSLIDVANCYVDLASIQQTIQKSDDRANQPLVVFQG, encoded by the coding sequence ATGCCCAATTCGTCTGCCAATGAAAATTGCATTCCTAACAAAGACGATCGTAGTCGAGTGGTTATTTTCATTGATGGATCGAATCTGTTTTATGCCGCTTTAGAACTAAATACTGAAATTGATTATGTCAAACTGCTCCAATATTTAGTGACTAAAAATTTCTTGGTTCACGTCTTTTTTTACACAGTCTGCGATCCGACAAACGAGAAGCAGTATCGGTTTCTCCAGTGGATGCGTTATAGTGGCTTCCGCGTCATTACTAAAGTGGTAACACAAGATGCGAATAGCGCCAAAAAAGCTAATCTAAATGTGGAAATTGCGGTGGATATGATGAGGTTAGCTCAGCATTGCGATACCGCTGTTTTAGTTAGCGGCAATGGAGATCTCGTTTATGTGGTAAGTGCGGTTGCGGCTCAAGGTGTTCGAGTTGAGGTTGTTAGTTTGCGGTCAATGACCAGTCGCTCTCTGATTGATGTTGCCAACTGTTACGTTGACCTTGCCAGCATTCAGCAAACCATTCAAAAGTCTGACGATCGTGCCAATCAGCCATTGGTAGTTTTCCAAGGTTAA
- a CDS encoding DUF1830 domain-containing protein, with amino-acid sequence MTQILDSLPADCANGILCCYVNDTQQLKIARITNISNWYFERVVFPGEKLLFKALPEAQLEVYMLRFSMVDLVEITTCDRLAVESFRAQLDSMVQHY; translated from the coding sequence ATGACTCAAATTCTAGATAGTCTACCTGCTGATTGTGCTAACGGCATTCTCTGCTGCTACGTGAACGACACTCAGCAACTCAAAATTGCTCGAATCACAAATATTTCAAATTGGTACTTTGAACGTGTTGTTTTTCCAGGGGAAAAGCTGTTGTTTAAAGCACTACCAGAAGCTCAGCTTGAAGTTTACATGTTGAGGTTTTCTATGGTTGATCTAGTCGAGATCACGACTTGCGATCGCTTGGCTGTCGAAAGCTTCCGAGCTCAATTAGATTCCATGGTTCAGCACTACTAA